A window of Hevea brasiliensis isolate MT/VB/25A 57/8 chromosome 14, ASM3005281v1, whole genome shotgun sequence contains these coding sequences:
- the LOC131172771 gene encoding YTH domain-containing protein ECT4-like translates to MLLLFSSLWIIAWKNGVMKASGKDGLPCGSTSFSCFSRDATSNTKGEVDGNSGIKGETDQESVGDLEYNGSFTQLDDHGYFQADGSHIVLYRLITSGMQSDNGSLVYYLPGYNPYASGAVVGVDGQSVAYFSDVSNGNTGSQNGKYGSASTFAKSSGFNSMKSNDNTAGKSPKSTNTQAIRPLNKVSALGSDFSAGLSKGYHPVGNLPPFSIQKHGPFPHNCPMNYRQNGRIWNGNDRNKSGDRFYKNSDFETSNELTSGPRGSNKFPSLETAVKEDLGITVQRDQYNKPDFETKYADAKFYVIKSYNEDDIHKSIKYEVWASTPNGNKKLDAAFCEAEQRS, encoded by the exons ATGTTGCTTTTGTTTTCTTCCTTGTGGATAATTGCTTGGAAAAATGGCGTTATGAAG GCTTCTGGAAAAGATGGATTACCATGTGGCTCAACATCATTCAGTTGCTTTTCACGGGATGCTACTTCTAATACCAAAGGTGAAGTAGATGGTAATTCTGGTATCAAAGGGGAGACTGACCAAGAGTCTGTTGGAGACCTTG AGTATAATGGATCCTTCACACAATTGGATGATCATGGTTATTTTCAAGCAGATGGATCTCATATCGTAT TGTATCGGTTGATCACATCAGGGATGCAATCAGACAATGGATCACTAGTCTATTATTTACCTGGCTATAATCCATATGCTTCTGGGGCAGTGGTTGGGGTAGATGGGCAAAGTGTTG CATATTTTAGTGATGTCTCAAATGGCAATACTGGTTCTCAAAATGGAAAATATGGATCAGCTTCTACTTTTGCCAAGTCCAGTGGTTTTAACTCTATGAAGTCTAATGACAATACTGCTGGCAAATCCCCTAAGTCTACAAATACACAAGCAATCAGACCTTTAAACAAG GTGTCTGCATTgggttctgatttctcagctggTCTCTCGAAAGGATACCATCCTGTAGGAAATTTGCCTCCTTTTTCTATCCAAAAACATGGCCCATTCCCGCATAATTGTCCTATGAACTATAGACAGAACGGAAGGATATGGAATGGAAATGATAGAAATAAATCTGGAGACAGATTCTATAAAAACAGTgattttgaaacctcaaatgaacTAACTTCTGGTCCTAGGGGCTCTAACAAATTTCCTTCTCTGGAGACTGCTGTCAAGGAAGACTTGGGAATCACTGTACAAAGAGATCAGTATAACAAACCAGATTTTGAAACTAAGTACGCAGATGCTAAGTTCTATGTTATCAAATCTTACAATGAAGATGACATTCATAAGAGCATTAAATATGAAGTATGGGCAAGCACTCCAAATGGCAATAAGAAGTTAGATGCAGCATTCTGTGAAGCAGAACAGAGATCTTGA